From Bradyrhizobium erythrophlei:
CTCGACCGCAAGCTGCCCGAGCCCAGGGCCGGCGACCTGCTGGCGATCATGACCGCCGGCGCCTACGGCGCGGTGCAGTCCGGCACCTACAACACCCGGCCCCTGGTGCCGGAAGTGCTGGTCAAGGACGACCAATACGCCGTGGTGCGCCCGCGCATTGAGGTCGAGGAACTGATTGCAATGGACAGGACCGCGCCCTGGCTGTGAGCGGCTGTCGCTCCCGCGAATGCGGGAACCCATAACCACCGGCGGTAATTGTTTCGCGAGCTATTCTTTCTTTTCTAACAATACGGGCCGCCGAGTAATAGTCCCGGCTCGAGGCCGGGACGACGATCGAATCCGCTTCACGGGTCCGGTTGGCCCTCAGCCCTTGTCCAATTCGGCAAACACTTCGCGTGCGATTCGGAAACTGTCGACGGCCGCGGGCATCCCGCCATAGATCGCGACCTGCATCAGAATTTCCCGAATCTCCTCTCTCGTGACGCCGTTGGTCAGCGCGCCCTTGAGGTGCGCGCGTAATTCGTGCGGCCGGTTGAGGATGGAGATCATGGCGATATTGAGCATGCTGCGGGTCTTGCGCGGCAGCTCCTCGCGGCCCCAGACCGTGCCCCAACAATATTCGTTGAGCAGTTCCTGGAACGGCTGGTTAAAGCTGTCGACGCTCTTCAGGGCGTTGTTGACATAGGCCTCGCCCAGCACCGCCTTGCGAATTTCCAGTCCCTTGTCGTGCGTTTTCTTGTCCATAATGGTCCTCGGCGTTTCCCGGATGGTTCGGGGCCGACGTTACGGGGTCGCGGCGGCGCAGTCACGCCTTCGTGTTATGCGTATTTCCGGGTGGGTTACCGTTCAAGTACGGGTGCCTCACGGCCGCCGTTGTGCTAGGCTCCTGTGTCGGCAACCCGGAGAGATGATTGAGCGGCGCTACCCCCGACCCTTCACAGCCAGGCCCTACGGCGGACGCCGTTTCGCGGCTCAAGCTCGCGCAGGCACTGCAGCGGGCCAGATATGCGATCGCCTGGGAGCGCAGCTGGCCCCATCTGGCGCGGCTTTTGACTGTTGTCGGGCTGTTTCTAGCGGTGTCCTGGGCCGGATTGTGGCTGGCACTGCCGTTTGTGGCGCGTGCCGTCGGCCTCGGCCTGTTCGTGCTGGCCGCGCTTGGCGCCGTGTTCCCCCTTGTCAGGTTCCGCTGGCCCAGCCGCGAAGAGGGCCTGAGCCGGCTCGACCGCGGCTCGGGTATCCGCCACCGCCCGGCGACCGCGCTGACCGATACGCTGGCGATCAAGGATCCGGTCGCGCAGGCGTTATGGCAGGCGCAGCGCGAGCGCACGCTGGCATCGATCAAGCGCATCCGCGCCGGCCTGCCGTCGCCGCGGCTGGCGATCCATGATCCCTGGGCATTGCGCGCGCTGGTCGCGGTAATGCTGGTCGCCGCCTATGTCGCCGCCGGCGACGAGCGCAGCATGCGCACCGTGGCGGCGTTCGACTGGAATGGCGTGCTGTCGCCGGCCAATATCCGCGTCGACGCCTGGGTGACGCCGCCGCTCTATACCGCCAAGCCGCCGGTCATCCTGTCGGCCGCCAACAAGGAAGCCGCCATTCCCGCCGCCGGACCGTTGCCGGTACCGGCAGGCTCCACGCTGATCATTCGCTCCAGCGGCGGCACGCTCGATGTGCTCGCCGGCGGCGGCGTGACCGAAGCCCAGCCGACCCAGGAAGCGCCCAAAGGCACCAATGAGCGGCATTTCACCATCGCCGGCGACGGCACGGTCCATGTCCGCGCACCCTCCGGTCAGCCGCAATGGAAGTTCACTGCGATTCCCGATCGCGCCCCGACCATCGTGCTCGCCAAGGATCCGGAACGTCAGGCCCGCGGCTCGCTGCAGATGTCCTACAAGATAGAGGACGATTACGGCGTCACCGAAGCGCAGGCGCATTTTGTCGCCCGCCCAAGCGAGACGGCGAAAGGCGCTCCCGAGAAAGGCACTTCCGGGAAAGGCACTCCCGAGAATGCCTCGGCCGCGCCGCGGCCGCTGTTCGATCCGCCGCAATTTCCGCTGGTGCTTCCCAATGCGCGGACGCGCAACGGCGTCGGCCAGACGGTCAAGGACCTCAGCGAGGACCCTTATGCCGGCGCCGACGTGACGCTGACGCTGACGGCCAAGGACGAGGCCGGCAATGAGGGCAAGAGCGAGCCCTTCAACATGCGGCTGCCGGAGCGGCTATTTACAAAGCCCCTGGCGCGCGCGCTGATCGAGCAGCGCCGCATCCTGGCGCTCGATGCCAATCAGAACGACAAGGTCTATGCGGCGCTCGACGCGCTGATGATCGCGCCGGAAATATTCACGCCCGAGGCCGGGCAGTATCTCGGGCTCTACAGCGTCGCTCGGCAGCTCGAGGCCGCCCGCACCGACGATTCGCTGCGCGAGGTGGTCGCGAGCCTGTGGGCGCTCGCCGTCACCATCGAGGACGGTGACATCACCGACGTCGACAAGGCGCTGCGCGCCGCCCAGGACGCGCTCAAGCAGGCGCTGGAGCGCGGCGCCAGCGACGAAGAGATCAAGAAGCTGACCGAGAATTTGCGCGCGGCGCTGGACAATTTCATGCGCCAGCTCGCCGAACAGCTGCGCAACAATCCGCAGGCGCTGGCCCGGCCGCTCGATCCCAACACCAGGGTGATGCGCCAGCAGGACCTCAACAACATGATCGAGCGCATGGAGCGGCTGTCGCGCTCCGGCGACAAGGAAGGCGCCAAGGAACTGCTCGAACAGCTGCAGCAGATGCTGGAAAATCTGCAGATGGCGCAGCCCGGCCAGTCCGGCGACAGCGACATGGAGCAGGCGCTGAACGAACTCGGCGACATGATCCGCAAGCAGCAGCAATTGCGCGACAAGACCTTCAAGCAGGGCCAGGATTCGCGGCGCGACCGGTCGCGCGGCAAGCAGGGCGACCAGAGCATGGGCGACCTGCAGCAGGACCAGGAAGGCCTGCGCGACCGGCTGAAGAAATTGCAGCAGGAACTCGCCAAGCGCGGCATGGGTCAGGGCCAGAAGGGCGAGAAAGGCCAGCGTGGCGAACAGGGCCAGCAGGGTCAGCCAGGCCAGGGCCAGTCGGGCGAACAGGGTGAGGACGGCGACGGCGAGGATGGGCTCGGCCAGGCCGACAGCGCCATGGGCGACGCCGGCTCCAGGCTGGGCGAGGGCAACGCCGATGCCGCGGTGGACTCGCAGGGCAAGGCGCTGGAAGCGCTGCGCAAGGGCGCCCAGAGCATGGCAGAGGCGATGCAGCAGGGCGAAGGCGAGGGGCAGGGCGAAGGTCCGGGCAACCGCGCCGGCCGGCAGCAGAGCGGCGGCAATCAGACCGATCCCCTCGGGCGGCCGCTGCATGGACGCGAATTCGGCGACGATTTCACGGTCAAGATCCCCGGCGAAATCGACGTCCAGCGGGCGCGCCGGATCCTGGAAGAACTGCGCCGCCGCCTCGCCGATCCGGCCCGCCCGCAGATCGAGCTCGACTATCTCGAGCGGCTGCTGAAGGATTATTAGTTTCGCCGTCATTGCGAGCGAAGCGAAGCAATCCATGCAACCGCATGGGCGCTGTGGATTGCTTCGTCGCTTCGCTCCTCGCAATGACGAATTGAGGCTAGTAGCCCCGATGGAGCGAAGCGCAATCCCGAACTATTACCCCTTCCGCGCCCCTAGCGCCTCGGCCACGGCGGTGCGGATGTCGGCCACCGAAAACGGTTTTGTCACCACGTCGTGGACGATCGCGTTGAGGCCGTGGGCGCGTTCGCGCTGATCGGCAAAGCCGGTCATCAATAATATCGTCAGCTCCGGAAAGTCGCGCGCTGCCGTCAGCGCCAGCGCAATGCCGTCCATGACGGGCATCTGGATATCGGTGAGCAACAGATCGAAGGCACCGGCCTCACGGACGAGAATCTCCAGCGCTTCGGCGCCGTCTTCCGCGGTGACGGTCTCGTGGCCGTCCATGGCGATGGCGCGCGCCACCAGGGTGCGCATGGAATCTTCGTCGTCGGCGATCAACACGCGCGGCATGGCGCATCCCACTTTCGAAAGCGAAACCAGGCGGCGGCGTTTATGCGCTGCCGCTGGCCATATCCCGTCTGTTGAAGAAGCGTATGTCGATATTGCGCCCTTCCGGGGGCGGCGAGGCCAGCCGCGACTTGAACGAGGCGCGTTCGCCCGGCCTCAGCACCGTCTGTTCCAGCACGGTATTCCAGGCATAGATCTCCGCGCCCTGCGCGTCGCGGACGCTGAAGCGCAGCCGCGGCAGTTCGACCGGCTTGCGGGCTTCGCCCGTGATCACGCCCTCGATCACTAGCACCCGCTTGCCTTCGACGGTTTCGGTGCTGATCTTCACGTCCTTGAACATCAGGCCGCGCAGATTTACCTCGAACCCGACCATCTTGTAGAACGTGGCGGTCTGCGGCAGCAGCCGCACCACATCGACCCGCCAGATCATCAATGCCAGCACCAGCGCGCCCATCGCGGCACAGGCCGTCGGCAGGCCGACGAAGGGCTTGCCCGATGCGCGAAGCAGGGCAGGCCGCCTCAGGAGATAGCGGAACCAGGATCCGTTCCGCCGCGCGGCTCCGCCGTCCCCGGCATCATCTTGCGCCGCCGCCGCCCAGTCGGAATCGGCGCTCGGCGGCGAACCGTCGCCGTCCGGCCAGTCGGCCGAAATCGAGGGGCTGTCGACGACCGGGGCCTCCAGGCTGTCATCCTCGGCGGCCATCGCTTCCCATTCCGCGGCAGCGTCGGCCTCGCTGGATGCCTGGCCGGCTGACGCCATCGCGCGCGCCGGCGCCAGATTCTCGACCGCATCCTCCGGGCGCGCCAGCCAGACTTCCCTGCACCGGGAACAACGCACATTGCGGCCGGCCACGCCTAACGCAGCCGGATCAATGGCATAGGAGGTCGTACAATGAGGGCAAACGATGTACATCGAGCCAATGTCCACAATGATATGCTGGCAGAACGCTACAAGCCGAGCGTTAACGAACCGGAAACCATAACCAAAGCACAACCACTTTGTTTGGTTCGCCGCGCAAGCGACGCTAATGAGCCCCGGGCCCGCGGTTTGCCGGTTCCGGCCGCGCCCCACATCGAACGGAGCTGAGCTTGGTTCGGTTCGAAAATGTCGGATTGCGTTACGGGCTTGGCCCGGAGATTTTGCGCGACCTCAGTTTCCAGATCCCCGCCCATTCCTTCCAGTTTCTCACCGGCCCGTCCGGCGCCGGCAAGACCTCGCTCCTGAAGCTGCTGTTCCTGTCGCTGCGGCCGACCCGCGGCCTCGTCAACCTGTTCGGCTACGACATTTCGTTGCTCGGCAAGGATGAGGTCGCCGACCTGCGCACGCGTATCGGTATCGTCCTGCAGGACTTTCGCCTGCTCGATCACATGACTACCTATGAGAACGTGGCGCTGCCGTTCCGGGTGATGGGCCGCGAGGAATCGAGCTATCGCAAGGAAGTCATCGATCTCCTGAGGTGGGTCGGCCTCGGCGAGCGCATGGATGCGCTGCCGCCGATCCTGTCCGGCGGCGAGAAGCAGCGCGCGGCGATCGCGCGCGCGGTGATTTCGCGGCCGCAGCTATTGCTCGCGGACGAGCCGACCGGCAATGTCGATCCGACGCTGGGGCGGCGATTGTTGCGGCTGTTCATCGAGCTGAACAAGTCGGGCACCGCGGTGATCATCGCGACCCATGACATCACGCTGATGGACCAGTATGACGCGCGGCGGCTGGTGCTGCATCAGGGACGGTTGCATATCTATGAGTAGACCCGACCAGCATTCGCCTTTGGTGGACCTCGGACAGGAACGTCCGCAGCTCCCGGCGCGAGCCCGCAATTTGTCGCCGATCGTGCCGCGCGCCTCGATCGCCGGCCGCGCGCTGGTCGCGGTCGTCGCCATCATGACGTTCCTCGCATCGATCACCACGGGCACGGTGCTGCTGGTGAGCGCTTCGGCGTCGGAGTGGCAGTCGGAAGTCGCAAGCGAAATCACCATCCAGGTTCGACCCGCAGCCTCGCGCGATCTCGACCGCGATGCGGCGGCGGCGACGCAGGCGGTGCGCAACCAGTCCGGCATTGTCGAGGTCAGGCCGTTTACCAAGGAAGAATCCGCCAAGCTCCTGGAGCCATGGCTCGGCACCGGCCTTTCGCTCGACGACCTGCCGGTGCCGCGCGTCATCGTCGCGCGCGTTCAGCCCGGAACCACGCTCGATCTGGCGGCGCTGCGCAGGGCAGTGACGCTGGTGGCGCCGACGGCCAGCGTCGACGATCACCGCGCCTGGATCGAGCGGATGCGGTCGATGACCGGCGCGACCTTGTTCGCCGGCATCGGCATCCTTGCGCTCGTGATCATGGCGACCGTCATCTCGGTCTCGTTCGCCACCCGCGGCGCGATGGCGGCCAATCGTCCCATCGTCGAAGTCCTGCACTTCGTCGGCGCCGGGGATCGCTACATCGCCAACAGGTTCCTGCGGCATTTCCTGCGGCTCGGCCTGGAAGGCGGCGTGATCGGCGGCGGCATCGCGATGCTCGCCTTCGGCTTCTCCGAATCGATCGCCGGCTGGTTTTCGGGAACGCCGGTCGGCGACCAGTTCGCCGCATTGCTGGGAACGTTTTCGCTGCGTCCGTCGGGCTATCTGGCGCTGGCGGCGCAGGCGGTGCTGATCGCCGCGATCACGGCCTGGGCGTCGCGGCGCACGCTGTTCGCCACGCTGAACGAAATCGACTGATGCGAGCGGTTACCAAGTCAAACCGGACTCCACTTCGTCACAAAACGCTCTAGACTTGAGCCGGGAAGGGATCACTGGCATCGTATGAGCTTGCAGCCCGACGACCAAGCGACGAAACCGCCACGCGCCGCGTCGCGGGGATGGCTGCGCGGCGTCGTCCTGGCGGGGATGGCGGTCGTGTTCGTCGGCGTCACGGTCGGTTTTGTCGGGTTTCTCGCCAAATTGCGCGGCGTCGAGGTTGCGCCGGCCAGCCGTGCCGACGGCATCGTAGTGCTGACCGGCGGCTCTTCACGCGTCTCGGACGCGATGGAATTGCTGGCCGGCGGCTACGGCAAGCGGCTGTTGATCTCGGGCGTGCATCCGACCAACGCCGCCAGCGATATCTCCCGTTCGCTGCCCGACAACCAGCAGCTTTTGACCTGCTGCGTCGATCTCGACCGCTCCGCTATCAACACCCGCAGCAATGCGGCCGAGACGCGGCGCTGGGCGCATGAGCGCGGCTTCAGGTCGCTGATCGTGGTGACATCGAACTATCACATGCCGCGGGCGATCGTCGAATTGTCGCATGCGATGCCCGATGTCAGGCTTATTCCGTTCGCGGTGGTGGGCGAGAAATGGCGCGACGAACCGTGGTGGACGCGTGGCGCGACGGTGCGGCTCCTGCTATCGGAGTATGTCAAATACGTCGCCGCCGAGCTGCGGGTGCGCCTGGCCGATGCCGGTCTCGATCTGACGCCCGAGCTTGCCGACCATCCGGAGGGATCGCCGGCGCCCAGCCCGGCGACGGCGCAAGCCAACTGATTTGGGTATGCGATGGTTTTGATCTTCCTGCGCTCGCTCGTCTACAACGTGCTGTTCTATGCGATGCTGATTTGCTGGATGATCGTCGCTATACCGACCTATGCGATGCCGCGCTGGGCCATCGTGGCTGTCGCCCGTAACTGGGCGCGCAGCAGCATCTGGCTGTTGCGCGTGGTCTGCAAGGTCAAGGTGGAGTATCGCGGCCTCGAGAAGATTCCGAAAGGGCCGCTGATCGTCGCATCGAAACATCAGTCGATGTGGGAGACCTTCGCGCTGCTGCAGTTCTTCGACCAGCCGCTGTTCATCCTGAAGCGCGAACTGCTGTGGATTCCGCTGTTCGGCTGGTACCTGATGAAGTCGAAAATGATCGGGATCGACCGCAGCGCCGGCGGCCGCGCGCTGCTGGAAATGGCGCGCCGCGCCGGCGCCGCCGTACGGCACGGCCGCCAGCTGATCATCTTCCCCGAGGGCACGCGGACCCCGGTCGGGGCGCCGCCGCAATACAAGACCGGCATCGCCCAGATCTATGTCGATTGCGGCGTGAGCTGTCTGCCGGTGGCGCTCAATTCGGGGCTGTTCTGGCCGCGCCGGACCTTCATGCGCTATCCCGGCACGCTGGTGGTCGAGTTCCTCGATCCGCTGCCGCCCGGCCTGTCGCGCCGCGAATTCATCGCGCGGGTCTCGACTGTCATCGAGGAGGCGACCGGCCGGTTGGTCGAGGTCGCGCGCCGCGAGCAGGCGCAGTTGTTCGGCCGCGTGCCGGGTTCGGCGTCAGTCAATCCCTAGAGCACGATGGCTTTGAGCTGAATTATATCTGGCGCGAGTTCGATCACCTCGCCCCGCTTGCGGGGAGAGGTCGCCCGGCGAAGCGCAGCGAAGTCGGGCGGGTGAGGGGGACTCTCAGCGAGTCGAGCTTGCCGAGACAGCCCCTCATCCCGACCTTCTGAGAGCGAGCTTCGCTCGTCTCGACCCCGCGGGCGGGGAGAAGGAGAAGTTGTCGGTGATCGCCTACGCTTCCGGGGGAGGCTGATGTAGCGGCCTGTCGTCATGCAGCATCAAGGCGAGCTGGTGCAGTGGCGCATCGCGAAAGCCTTCCGCCTCGATCGCCTTCACCGTCGAGATGACATAGTCGCGATTTGCGCCGGATTGACCGTGCCCCTGCTGCACGTGACGCAGCTGTTCCGCCAATGACAGCCGTCCGGCATACTGGACATGGCCGCGGTCGACCACGTAAGCCAGCGCGCTGACGCGCTGCCGCGGCTCGTTCTCCAGCCACACCGACCGCATCACCTCGCGATAGACGGAGGTGACCTGCTCGCGCGCGCGCAAATAGGCGACCGTGTCGGCGTGATGCTTCTCCGCGACCCGGAACGCGACGCCGCGGCAGGCGCCGCCGCGGTCCAGCCCGAGCACGAGGCCGGGCTTTTCCGGTGTTCCCCGATGCACGAAGGAGTAGACGCAAAGCGCGCGATGCTCGCCGATCAACCGCGCCGGAACCTGCTCGAGGAACGGAAAGCCCGGCCGCCACATCAGCGAACCATAGCCGAACACCCACAGGTCGCCTTTGGACAATTCCGCTTCGGACTGGATTTTCGCTTGCATCGGCCCACGACCTATCAGAATTCCCCAGCGGATGAAAATGCGGTAACTTGATTAGGGCCGGCGCGACCGCTTAATTGACAAAATCACTGGCCAAAGGTCGCCGCATGTCCGATTTGACCCTCGCGCCGCGCCGGCGCCCGCTTTGGCGCCTTTTCTTCATGCCCGTCCTGCTCGTGATCGCCGCCGCGGCGTGGAGCGCATTCTGGTTCTATGCGGCCTCACAGGTCGACGTGAAAGCCGATGCCTGGCGGGCGCAGGAGGC
This genomic window contains:
- the ftsE gene encoding cell division ATP-binding protein FtsE, translated to MVRFENVGLRYGLGPEILRDLSFQIPAHSFQFLTGPSGAGKTSLLKLLFLSLRPTRGLVNLFGYDISLLGKDEVADLRTRIGIVLQDFRLLDHMTTYENVALPFRVMGREESSYRKEVIDLLRWVGLGERMDALPPILSGGEKQRAAIARAVISRPQLLLADEPTGNVDPTLGRRLLRLFIELNKSGTAVIIATHDITLMDQYDARRLVLHQGRLHIYE
- a CDS encoding response regulator, giving the protein MPRVLIADDEDSMRTLVARAIAMDGHETVTAEDGAEALEILVREAGAFDLLLTDIQMPVMDGIALALTAARDFPELTILLMTGFADQRERAHGLNAIVHDVVTKPFSVADIRTAVAEALGARKG
- a CDS encoding MJ0042-type zinc finger domain-containing protein gives rise to the protein MYIVCPHCTTSYAIDPAALGVAGRNVRCSRCREVWLARPEDAVENLAPARAMASAGQASSEADAAAEWEAMAAEDDSLEAPVVDSPSISADWPDGDGSPPSADSDWAAAAQDDAGDGGAARRNGSWFRYLLRRPALLRASGKPFVGLPTACAAMGALVLALMIWRVDVVRLLPQTATFYKMVGFEVNLRGLMFKDVKISTETVEGKRVLVIEGVITGEARKPVELPRLRFSVRDAQGAEIYAWNTVLEQTVLRPGERASFKSRLASPPPEGRNIDIRFFNRRDMASGSA
- a CDS encoding gamma-glutamylcyclotransferase; the protein is MQAKIQSEAELSKGDLWVFGYGSLMWRPGFPFLEQVPARLIGEHRALCVYSFVHRGTPEKPGLVLGLDRGGACRGVAFRVAEKHHADTVAYLRAREQVTSVYREVMRSVWLENEPRQRVSALAYVVDRGHVQYAGRLSLAEQLRHVQQGHGQSGANRDYVISTVKAIEAEGFRDAPLHQLALMLHDDRPLHQPPPEA
- a CDS encoding TIGR02302 family protein, coding for MSGATPDPSQPGPTADAVSRLKLAQALQRARYAIAWERSWPHLARLLTVVGLFLAVSWAGLWLALPFVARAVGLGLFVLAALGAVFPLVRFRWPSREEGLSRLDRGSGIRHRPATALTDTLAIKDPVAQALWQAQRERTLASIKRIRAGLPSPRLAIHDPWALRALVAVMLVAAYVAAGDERSMRTVAAFDWNGVLSPANIRVDAWVTPPLYTAKPPVILSAANKEAAIPAAGPLPVPAGSTLIIRSSGGTLDVLAGGGVTEAQPTQEAPKGTNERHFTIAGDGTVHVRAPSGQPQWKFTAIPDRAPTIVLAKDPERQARGSLQMSYKIEDDYGVTEAQAHFVARPSETAKGAPEKGTSGKGTPENASAAPRPLFDPPQFPLVLPNARTRNGVGQTVKDLSEDPYAGADVTLTLTAKDEAGNEGKSEPFNMRLPERLFTKPLARALIEQRRILALDANQNDKVYAALDALMIAPEIFTPEAGQYLGLYSVARQLEAARTDDSLREVVASLWALAVTIEDGDITDVDKALRAAQDALKQALERGASDEEIKKLTENLRAALDNFMRQLAEQLRNNPQALARPLDPNTRVMRQQDLNNMIERMERLSRSGDKEGAKELLEQLQQMLENLQMAQPGQSGDSDMEQALNELGDMIRKQQQLRDKTFKQGQDSRRDRSRGKQGDQSMGDLQQDQEGLRDRLKKLQQELAKRGMGQGQKGEKGQRGEQGQQGQPGQGQSGEQGEDGDGEDGLGQADSAMGDAGSRLGEGNADAAVDSQGKALEALRKGAQSMAEAMQQGEGEGQGEGPGNRAGRQQSGGNQTDPLGRPLHGREFGDDFTVKIPGEIDVQRARRILEELRRRLADPARPQIELDYLERLLKDY
- a CDS encoding lysophospholipid acyltransferase family protein — its product is MVLIFLRSLVYNVLFYAMLICWMIVAIPTYAMPRWAIVAVARNWARSSIWLLRVVCKVKVEYRGLEKIPKGPLIVASKHQSMWETFALLQFFDQPLFILKRELLWIPLFGWYLMKSKMIGIDRSAGGRALLEMARRAGAAVRHGRQLIIFPEGTRTPVGAPPQYKTGIAQIYVDCGVSCLPVALNSGLFWPRRTFMRYPGTLVVEFLDPLPPGLSRREFIARVSTVIEEATGRLVEVARREQAQLFGRVPGSASVNP
- a CDS encoding YdcF family protein; amino-acid sequence: MSLQPDDQATKPPRAASRGWLRGVVLAGMAVVFVGVTVGFVGFLAKLRGVEVAPASRADGIVVLTGGSSRVSDAMELLAGGYGKRLLISGVHPTNAASDISRSLPDNQQLLTCCVDLDRSAINTRSNAAETRRWAHERGFRSLIVVTSNYHMPRAIVELSHAMPDVRLIPFAVVGEKWRDEPWWTRGATVRLLLSEYVKYVAAELRVRLADAGLDLTPELADHPEGSPAPSPATAQAN
- a CDS encoding carboxymuconolactone decarboxylase family protein — protein: MDKKTHDKGLEIRKAVLGEAYVNNALKSVDSFNQPFQELLNEYCWGTVWGREELPRKTRSMLNIAMISILNRPHELRAHLKGALTNGVTREEIREILMQVAIYGGMPAAVDSFRIAREVFAELDKG
- a CDS encoding cell division protein FtsX — protein: MSRPDQHSPLVDLGQERPQLPARARNLSPIVPRASIAGRALVAVVAIMTFLASITTGTVLLVSASASEWQSEVASEITIQVRPAASRDLDRDAAAATQAVRNQSGIVEVRPFTKEESAKLLEPWLGTGLSLDDLPVPRVIVARVQPGTTLDLAALRRAVTLVAPTASVDDHRAWIERMRSMTGATLFAGIGILALVIMATVISVSFATRGAMAANRPIVEVLHFVGAGDRYIANRFLRHFLRLGLEGGVIGGGIAMLAFGFSESIAGWFSGTPVGDQFAALLGTFSLRPSGYLALAAQAVLIAAITAWASRRTLFATLNEID